The sequence below is a genomic window from Armatimonadota bacterium.
GCACCCATAGATGCGCTGGTGCAGCGCATGGGACGGGTGAACCGCCGTGGGAAACAGTCGCCCGTTCCGGTTCACCTGTTCACTCGTTGGGGAAAGGGAGCTGAGCGCGTGTACGGGGCAGAGGTGCTCGAGACCAGTTTACACCTGTTAGAGAAGTTGCCCGAATTGCCAACCGATGGAGACCTTGCCGAAGCCACAGAGGCACTCTACGAGAAGGTCACAGCATCGCCCGAGTGGCAAGAGGAGTTGCAGGCTGGGCGACAGACATTGCAAGAGGTACAGCAGATCCTGGGCTGTTATACCGTAGACCTTTCCGATGAGGAGATGCGTGCCCGCTTCACGACAAGGCGGGGGTACTGTATCCGTAGAGGTCATACCGGCACAGTTCGTGCAAGAGGCGTACCAGCTGCTTGAGGCAGGCGAGGGATGGCGTATGCCCGAACTGCTTGTTCCTGTGCCCGTATACTGGTTGAAACGTTACGCCGATGCTTTTCAACCTTCGCGCGACCTGGGAGTGTTTATCACCAATCTGGGATACAATCCGCAGGAAGGTCTAACTACCCGTCTGTCTGGAGATGAGGTTCTGATAGTATGAGCATGCCAGACCCTGCAAACAGGAGCACCCCCAGCCATGAACCCCTCAGACCCCATCACCGGAACCCACATCCATTACTTTCTGGTATGCCCGCGCAAGTGCTGGCTGAGCCTGCATCACCTGCACCAAGAAGCGGACTCTGACCTCGTGGAGCTGGGCAGGCTAACGCATGAGCGCACCTTTGCCCGACAGCAGATGCGTGAGGTAGATGTAGACGGATTCCTGCGCATCGACTTCACCAGCGAGGGGATTGTGCATGAAATCAAACACGGACAGTCCGAAGAGCAGGCACACCGGATGCAGCTGGCATATTACCTGTATCAACTGCGCTTGCGCGGGGTGCAAACGCACGGGGTGTTGCACTATCCCAACCAGCGACGCAAGGAGCGGGTGGAACTGACTCCCGAACTGGAAGCGGAATTGCAACAGGTCATCCAGCAGGTGGAGGCTCTGCGCCAGCAACCTCTGCCGCCGCAGGTGCCCAGACCGATGCGTATCTGTCGCTCCTGTGCCTACGAGGAGTTCTGCTGGAGCGACGACGAGGAGGTGGAGCAGTGAAAAAAAGCCTGTATCTGACCAGCAGCGGCACCCTCTCGCGCGACCAGAACACACTGCTACTGGAGCTGGAGACGGGCGAGAAGCGTTACTTTCCTATCGAGCAGATAGGCGACATCCACTGCTTTGGTGAGGCAAGCCTGAACAAACGCCTGCTGGAGTACCTGACGCAACAGGGCGTGCCCGTGCACTTCTATAACTACTACGAGTACTATTTAGGAAGCTACTACCCACGCGAGCACAACAGCTCGGGCTTCCTGACGCTGAAGCAGGCGGAACACTATCTGGATGAGAGCAAGCGGCTGGACCTGGCGCGACGGTTCGTGCGGGGAGCGTTGCAGAACTTACAACAGGTACTTCGTTACTACGCCCACCGCGAGAAGCCAGTACATCCCATGATAGAAGGCATCGCGCAGGTGGAAGCGCAACTGGACAATGCCGCGAGCGTGGAAACACTGATGCAGCTAGAGGGACAAGCACGCGAAATGTACTACAGCGCATTTGACCCCGTTCTGCAGAACCCTGATTTCGCGTTTGAGAGCAGGAGCCGTCGTCCGCCTGCCAATCGCCTGAACGCGCTGATTTCGTTTGGCAACAGCCTGATGTATACGCTGGCGTTGAGCGAAATCTATCGTACTCACCTGGACCCGCGCATCGGCTTCTTGCACGCCACCAACTACCGCCGATTCTCGCTGAATCTGGATGTGGCGGAGGTGTTCAAACCGGTGCTGGTAGACCGCACGGTGCTGACGCTGGTTGGGCTGAGGCAGATTCAGCCAGAGCATTTCGGCGAGGAGCTGGGCGGGGTGTACCTGAACGATGAAGGACGCAAGCGTTTCATTCAAGCATGGGAGGAGCGTTTGCAAAGCACCTTCCAGCATCGCAAGCTGAAGCGCAACGTGTCGTACCGAACCGCTGTGCGACTGGATCTGTACAAAATTGAAAAGCACCTGATTGGTGAAAAGCCCTACGAGCCGTTTCGGGCGTACTGGTAGGTGGAGGTGGTGTGGCATGTATGTCATCATGGTGTATGACGTCAACGTGCACCGCGTGGCGAAGGTGCTCAAAGTAGGCAGAAAGTATCTGACATGGATACAGAACTCGGTGCTGGAGGGCGAGTTGACGCCCGCGCAGTTCGCCCGCCTGAAGCGCGATGTGGGCAAGGTCATCCACGAGGAGGAGGATAGCGTGCTGTTTTACACCTTGCGCGATGCCGGGGATGTGCGACGCGAGCAGATGGGCGTGCAAAAGGGCGAGCCCGAGTGGCTGGTATAGCGCGGATTTATTGTCACAAGCGAGTCGTCTACCCCCGATTCGGTATCTCCACGAAGGAGGTAGACGACTCTTTGGCGTAGCTACACAAAAAATTTTGCGCCGATGTGCCCCAAAGGCTTGCATTTTTGCGGGGACTATGATAGAATAGAGGCAAAGCGTGGCGGTTCCCAGCGGGGTGTTCCTTGACAACCAGTTTAATTTTCTCATCAAACGACAAAAACTGTTTGGTTACGAGCCTACCTATAAGGGATTGAAACGTGTCTACCAGCGTCGCAGGCACCGTCAAAAGATACGTTACGAGCCTACCTATAAGGGATTGAAACTGCCTTTATGAGGGTGGGTGCATTATCTGCTATCCAGTTACGAGCCTACCTATAAGGGATTGAAACGTCAGTGTGCCGCCGGCGGAGTGCTGAAGCGCGACTAGTTACGAGCCTACCTATAAGGGATTGAAACGCATCCACCACCAGACAAACCGCCACGCAAGGATTAGTTACGAGCCTACCTATAAGGGATTGAAACAAGCTTGTTAGCGTACGCGTAGTATAGCCCCAAACTGGTTACGAGCCTACCTATAAGGGATTGAAACTGATAGCGGGGATTGATTATCTTCGTGATGACGGGGTTACGAGCCTACCTATAAGGGATTGAAACTGGTCTATTGCGACAGTATTATCACCTGCGAACAAGGTTACGAGCCTACCTATAAGGGATTGAAACTATAAATGGCAGTAGCGCCTGCCCTTCCTGATACCAGTTACGAGCCTACCTATAAGGGATTGAAACCGTTTTGTGTATTTTGTATTCTGTGCATAGTATATGTTACGAGCCTACCTATAAGGGATTGAAACGTACGGGCAGACCACGAACGCATCAAGGGGGTCATCGTTACGAGCCTACCTATAAGGGATTGAAACGCAGGTGCTGGTGCGACGCCAGAAGATGGTGGGATTGGTTACGAGCCTACCTATAAGGGATTGAAACTATTTATCGCAGTTTGTGCGTCCTCGTTACGGTCTGGTTACGAGCCTACCTATAAGGGATTGAAACCTGCGTGCGTTCCTCTCGCGCATTGGTCGGTATTGGTTACGAGCCTACCTATAAGGGATTGAAACCATCGTGTTCCCGACCCGCTTCCACCACACGTGGTGGTTACGAGCCTACCTATAAGGGATTGAAACCATCGGCTAACTCCACACGCTCTGGATTGCCCTCAGTTACGAGCCTACCTATAAGGGATTGAAACCGAGTGCTTCGGCGGGCGCCAGATGCAGAATCTTCTCGTTACGAGCCTACCTATAAGGGATTGAAACGCCTCAAAGCGGCACGACCCAACTGCTGGGCAGGCGTGTTACGAGCCTACCTATAAGGGATTGAAACGAGTAATAGAGACCATTGTCCGCCGAGTAATGATAATCGTTACGAGCCTACCTATAAGGGATTGAAACGTAGTTTTGCTTACTCGAATAGCCATGCTGCCATCTCCCGTTACGAGCCTACCTATAAGGGATTGAAACCTCTGATGAGGATATCCTGGATGGGCTGCGACTCGAGTTACGAGCCTACCTATAAGGGATTGAAACTGCTCTGTCTAGCGCATCAGACACCTTCCTGCGCAAGGTTACGAGCCTACCTATAAGGGATTGAAACGGCTTCTGGCATTCTGAGCACCAGCTGCCGCCTTTGGTTACGAGCCTACCTATAAGGGATTGAAACCTGATACCAAACAGATCGTGGTCATCTTCTGGCCGGGTTACGAGCCTACCTATAAGGGATTGAAACGCATGGCGCTGCTATACGCAGAACGCCGAGAGCTGGGTTACGAGCCTACCTATAAGGGATTGAAACCACTTGACAAACACCCCATGCTTGTACATCGTGGTTACGAGCCTACCTATAAGGGATTGAAACTCGGTCTTCGGTAGTGCACCGTGAATGCTCGGCAGAGAAGTTACGAGCCTACCTATAAGGGATTGAAACTTCTCTGTGTTTCGGTCGGTGGCTGCACAGATGGTGGCGTTACGAGCCTACCTATAAGGGATTGAAACGAGGACGCTTCACCTGCTTCTCGACAGCAGTCGCAGCGTTACGAGCCTACCTATAAGGGATTGAAACATCAATGTCCTGCCATGGCGCGGTCATTCCGGCGAGGTTACGAGCCTACCTATAAGGGATTGAAACACGCGCCCACTCGATGCGGAAATGCCCGCCCAGTTCGGTTACGAGCCTACCTATAAGGGATTGAAACGTCAGAGTGGGTTGGTGGCGTGCCGGTGATGAGACTGGTTACGAGCCTACCTATAAGGGATTGAAACGCGCATCCACAATTTTGCCGTATTGGAACAAAATCGCGTTACGAGCCTACCTATAAGGGATTGAAACAATCACTTCCTTCGCGCCCTTTTACGCCCCTGTGCTGTTACGAGCCTACCTATAAGGGATTGAAACCTTCACCTCACCCACTCCTCTATCGCATCCAGTACTCGTTACGAGCCTACCTATAAGGGATTGAAACACGTGATTCCCGCTTAAGGTCTTCCATGGTCATCACGTTACGAGCCTACCTATAAGGGATTGAAACTCTGCTGTCTGGTATTGTTCGCAGAGTGCGGTCATGGTTACGAGCCTACCTATAAGGGATTGAAACCTTTTCGGTCTTTCGGATGAAATTTTGGATCTCCTTGTTACGAGCCTACCTATAAGGGATTGAAACCTTTTCGGTCTTTCGGATGAAATTTTGGATCTCCTTGTTACGAGCCTACCTATAAGGGATTGAAACCTACGCGCAGGGCAGAAGTGATGACCAGCTGCTTCGGTTACGAGCCTACCTATAAGGGATTGAAACCGATTCCTCGTTACAGGAACGGTTTCTGGCAGATTGTTACGAGCCTACCTATAAGGGATTGAAACGCACCCAGCTCGAAACTGTGGTCGTGCCAGCACATGAGTTACGAGCCTACCTATAAGGGATTGAAACAAAACCAAACACGCGAACCCTCACCCACTACCATGCGGTTACGAGCCTACCTATAAGGGATTGAAACTTGTGCTCGCAGCGCAGTTCGCTTCGTATGGGTATGGGTTACGAGCCTACCTATAAGGGATTGAAACGCAGCAGGTCCTGGAATAGCCCCCAGGCTTCCCCTGTTACGAGCCTACCTATAAGGGATTGAAACCATACACAGAATCCGCAACAGGCAGGTTCTGGACGGGTTACGAGCCTACCTATAAGGGATTGAAACCGGTGCTGATGTTGCAGGTGTTGTGAGTGTTGTGAGTGTGTTACGAGCCTACCTATAAGGGATTGAAACCGGTGCTGATGTTGCAGGTGTTGTGAGTGTTGTGAGTGTGTTACGAGCCTACCTATAAGGGATTGAAACCGGTGCTGATGTTGCAGGTGTTGTGAGTGTTGTGAGTGTGTTACGAGCCTACCTATAAGGGATTGAAACGGTATTCCGGGGATGCCGTGCTGTGGCATACCGCAGGTTACGAGCCTACCTATAAGGGATTGAAACGTGCACGCAGAAACAGTCGTGCCATCTGTTCCATTCGTTACGAGCCTACCTATAAGGGATTGAAACTTAGCTCCAATCAGGTATACTTGCTTGCTTTTCTGTGTTACGAGCCTACCTATAAGGGATTGAAACAGGAAGGTAACGAACCGGCTACAAGCCAATCATTCTGTTACGCTGAAGAATCTCCCATGCGTCACTGCAAATACACGTGAGGTCAGGTACAACATGTTTCAACGCTTCATCCGTGTCGTCCACGAACGTCAAGAACTGATAAGCATCGGCATCTTCGGTCTCATCCAGATGCTGGCGGACGCGGTGGCTGACTTCGGATGCTCCTCGCTTGCAGCGTTAATCCGTTTGCTGGGTATCGTTTTCGTAATCTGGGTACTGGCGATGAGCTACCGACGCCATACCGCCCCTTTGTCTGTGCCCTTGCTGTTTGCAGAAGAGGAAAGCCGGGAGACTCTACGTGCGCATTTCGACCGCTTTGTGCGGACGGCGCAGCTGCAAAAACAGGTCTCGCCAGTGCAACCTCTGGTGTATCAGCCCGTTGTAAACCTGAACCGCATCGCTGCCCAACCGCCGTTCGACTGAGCAGTTCCCTGCCGGGAGGCAAGGAAGTTTTTCGAAAATCGCTCGTTCATAGCAGGAAATCGCTCTCTGCTGGCGAAATGGACAAGTAATACAGGACGGACATCTGCCATGACCGACGAACGCGCAATATGGCTGGCTGCCTTGCTGCACGACATCGGTAAGTTCTGGGAGAACATCCCGCCTGCCGATGTGCCATCTGAACTGCGCGCTGCCCAGAAGTACCAGCACGAGGCGTACGGCGCGTGGTTCGTGCGCAAATACCTCGCCGATTGGACAGACGACCCGCAGGCGGTAGAGCAAATCATCGTCAAGCACCATCAGCCCAGCCTGCCCGACGAGGTGCTGGTGCAAATCGCCGACTGGCTGGCGTCATACGAGCGCGTGCAGGCAGGGCAGGAGGAGGCAGGCGGCAGGGGCAAGCGCGAGACGCTGTTGCGCAGCATCCTCAGTCGCGTACAGGGCGCAGATGCGAAGCTGTATCACCCACTCCAAGCGCTGAAAACAGACAGAGAGACGTTGTTCCCCCTGCCGGAAGACCGTGCCCCTCTGCCGGATTACGCCCGTGTGTGGAACCAGTTCCTGCGGGAGCTGCAAAAGGTGACAACGCCCCAGAGACGCACCTTGCAGGCGTTGCTGTTCAAATATTTCTGGGCAGCACCCTCCGACCGTAGTTACGAGGATATTCCCGACATCTCGCTCTACCATCACCTCGTCGCTGCCGCTGCCATCGCCGTGTGCCTGTCGCGAACGGGGCTGACCGAGAATGATCTGATGACGCTGAGCGACGCACTCAAAACTTTCTGGAACCGCCAACCGCAAACGCCGGCACAACAAGCTATCCTGAACCAACCAGTTGCGCTGCTGGTGAAGGGCGATATCTCAGGCACGCAGGATTTCCTGTACCTGCTCACCAGCCGCGGCGCAGCGCGGGGCTTACGTGGGCGTTCCTTCTATCTGCAGCTGCTCACCGAAGTCGTCTCCGAATGGATGCTGCGCCGCCTGCAACTACCCCTAACCAACCGCCTGTATGCGGGAGGGGGACATTTCTACCTGCTTGTCCCGTATCGCGAGTGTGAGCAGGTGGACGCACTGCGAGCCCAGATTGCCCAGAAGTTGTGGCAGGCGCACCGCGGCGACCTCAGCCTGAACATTGGCGCCGTGCCCGTCGCGCCCATCGACTTCGTGAGCAGCCAGATGGGCGGCGAAGGCTTCACACAGAAGTGGAAAGCGGTTTCCGAAGACGTGGCGGACCGCAAGCAGCGGCGATGGATAGATCTGGGCGCGGAGCAGATGGCGCAGCATCTGTTCACCCCATACGATGAGGGCACTACCGCCGAAGAGATGTGCCAGGTGTGTCATGGCGAGTGGAAAGCGGGCGAAGATACCACCGATGAGGGCGTGCGCAAATGTCGTCGCTGCGCCTCCTTCGAGCGGCTGGGTATGGAGCTGCGCCACTGCGAGTATCTGGTGCGTTTTTACCTTGCTGAGCAGGAGTTGCCGCACCCGCGCCCTACGTGGCAAGAGGTGCTTCGAACGTTTGGGGTAGAAGTACATCCGCTGAGCCGCCGCAAGGATGGTGGCTTGCAGCTACCCTCCGTGCCGGTCAACGCCCAAGAGGTGCTGATAGAGCGCGTCGGCGACACCGATTTCCTGAACGACGACACCCTGAATCTGGCTGACCATCTGCGCCTGCCTGCGTGTTTTGACTTCCGCCTGCTGGGTGAGGTGACCCCTACCGATGAGCAGGGCAACGTGGTGGACTACGACTATCTGGCGAACGCCTCGCAAGGGGTGCCATGGCTCGGCGTGCTGCGCATGGACGTGGACAGCCTGGGACAGCTGTTCCGTTACGGCTTAGGCGAGGACACCACCCTCTCCCGTGTGGCGACGCTGAGCGGTTCGATGCGGCTGTTCTTCGAGGCGTATGTGCCCTTGTTATGCCGAGAGGTGAACGCAGGCGGTCAAGAGAAGGTGTACCTGCTCTACGCGGGAGGCGATGACCTGTTCGTGGTCGGCTCGTGGAGCGTGCTGCCGGTGCTTGCCCAGCGCATCCGTGACGAGTTCCGCGAGTACGCCGGCGGCGACCACGTGACCGTCTCGGCAGGCATCGCCATCGAGCACGAGAAGTACCCCCCTCTACCGCCTTGCCGACGACGCCAAGCACGCCCTCGACGACAGAGCGAAAGGGCTGGGCAAGCGCACCGTCAACGGCAGGGAGATGCAGAAAAACGGCATCTGCTTCCTGGGCGAGCCGCTGGGTTGGGAGCAGTTCGCCGAGGTAGACTACTGGAAGAACGAGCTGCTGGCGATGCTGCAGGCGGCCAACGGCGAGAAGAAGGTGTCCCGCGCTCTGCTGACCCGGCTGATGGAGATTTCGCAGCTGTATCGGTCGAACCGTCAGGTGCAGCAGGCTCGCCTGCGCCGGGGCGAGATTACGAAGCAACAGTTCCACTCACTGGTGCAGCATGACCGCTGGCGGTGGCGTATGGTGTACCATCTCAGCCGCTTCGCCCAGCGCTACAGCAGTCAGCAGCAGGCGTTGCAAGAGTTGAAAGAGGCATTGAGCCAGAAAGGGCTGATTCAGAACATCCACATCGCCGCCCGCTGGGCGGAACTCTTGACGAGGGAAGGAGGTTAAACGGGATGCCTCAACCACACGGAAAACCGCCTCAGCAGCAACCACAACTGCCTGTCAGTAAGGAGCAGGTTATCCAAGCGATCCGAGACGGTGGGATGAACCTGGTTCAAACTGCTGAGAAGCTGGGTCCGCATCTACAAAGGGGTAATCTCACCACCAGCCAAATACGCAACGTCTATGGTATGGTCAAGCGGATGGAAATGCGGGAGTTCAACCCGCACGAGTTTGTCTTGCTCAAGCCCAAGTTGGCTTACGCCGCTAAAAGGGCACGGGCGAAGGGAGCAGAAGAACTGAAAGAGGTGTTGTCGTGGGCGATAGATGAGGTAGGAACCGATCCCGACAAATTCCAGCGCTTTGTGGACTTTTTCGAAGCCATCCTCGCCTACCACGTGGCCGCAGGCGGAAAGTAAGGAGGAAGCCATAATGCCTAACTTGATGCTCAAAGGTAAAGTGATTATCACCGGTGCCATCGAGGCGGTGACGGGTCTGCACATCGGTGGGGCAGCAGCTGGACTGGACATCGGCGGTATCGACAACCCGGTTATTCGTCATCCCGTGACTCGTGAACCGTACATTCCCGGCTCATCCTTGAGAGGCAAGATGCGCTCCTTGCTGGATAAGCACCTGGGCTTAGAAGCGAACAAGTTCATCCAGCGACGGGAGCCGGTGGTGCGGGTGCACGAGTGCGATGATGAAGAAAAGTACCTCCAATGCCCTGCCTGCCAGATATTCGGTGTCACGCCCGGCGACCAGCGGCGGGACTGGAACAGGTTAAAGCCTTCCCGCCTGATCGTGCGTGATGTATTGCTCTCGCAAACGCATGAAGCTACCCGCCGCCTGCGCGAGGCAAAGACCGATCTGCCCTTTACTGAGGTGAAATGGGAGGCGGCGATAGACCGCATTACTGCTGCTGCCGTGCCCCGCCAGAACGAGCGTGTACCTGCAGGTGCGGTTTTCAGCCCCTTTGAGATGGTGTACAACCTGTTTGACCTTAATGGCACGGGCATTGAAAACGACATCCAGTGGCTCACCCACCTGTTGAAGGCGATGGAACTGCTGGAGGACGATTACCTGGGCGGTTACGGCTCGCGTGGTGCGGGCAAAATCGCCTTCCGCGAGCTGAAGGTGCTGTTCAAATCCCGCGCCTACTACGAGGGCAAGGTAGATAAACCCATCGTGCTGGGCGAGGGCGACACCCTGCGCGATCTGAACGTCTCGCAGTTCGCTGAGAAGATACGCCAGAACCTTGGGGACTGAGGGCGATGCCAGATACTGTGCTGTATCGCTTGCATTTCCGCTCTCCCCTGCACATCGGCGAACGGGGCGTAGGGCTAGAGGAGACACGTACCAGCGTGCCCGCCGATACCCTCTTCAGCGCGCTCTGCTCCGCTTGGCGGTGGTTGTACGGGGCAGACTCGTTGCAAGCGGAACTGCTTGCCCCCTTTGCGGATGGTCAAAGTCCGCCCTTCCTGCTCTCTTCTGCCTTCCCCTTTGCAGGCGAGATGCTCTTCTTCCCCAAGCCCATTGTCAGCCTATCTCCCCCCAAGGAGGAGTACCCTAAAAAGTTGAGAGCGGTGCAATACTGGTCACAGTCGGTGTTCACGAGATGGTTGCAGGGACAACTGACCGATTCAGACTACGAATCGTTAGAGGGAGAAGAAGAACCTCTGTTCTGGTTGCTGGAAGAGGAGCGGAAAGCGCTCGAGCCGTTCCGCGATGGGGAGACGGGCAGCGTGCGCCTATGGCAGGAACATGTGGTTCCGCGTGTCACCCTGGACCGTATTACCTCTGCCTCGCAAATCTGGTTTTTCGGGCAGGTCGCTTTCCGCAAAGGTGCCGGATTATGGTGCGCCATCCGATACCGTGATACCGCGTTGCGCTCGCGCCTGGAAGCCTGCCTGCGCCTGCTGGGCGACAGCGGTTTAGGCGGCGAGCGAGGAGCAGGGTTCGGACTCTTTGAGGTCAGCGTGGTGGAGGGCGTCTCCCTGCCCGAAGCACAAGGTGCGGAGTACATGGTTACTCTCTCACCCTGCTGTCCGGACGGCGCACAGTGGAACGCCCTGCTCGATACTCGATGTGCGTACGACCTGCTGCCGCGTCGTGGGTGGATTGGTTCTCCCGAAGCGGGGAACCTGCGGCGGAAGACGGTATGGATGCTCAGAGAGGGCGCTGTACTGCGCAACGCAGGGGGCACAGGCGTTGGCAGACTGGTCAACGTCAAACCGGACCCCTGTCCACATGATGTCTGGCGCTATGGATACGCATTTCCGCTGGGGGTGAACCTCTGATGGGCAGCACCACTTACCGATTGACCTGCCTCAGCCCGGTGCATATCGGCACAGGGCAACAGTGGAGCAAGTTCGACGGCGCATATCACGAGGGGCGATGGTATGTTGTAGACCTTGATAAGGTGTTCGCGCTGGGCGTAGACGGCAACGAGCTGGCTCAGGCGATGGGCAGTGGGGCGTTCTCGTGGACGGAATGGTTGCGCGGTCGGCGCATCAGCCCCGAGCAGGTAGCGCTCTACAGCCTGCCGTGTGCGCAGCCACCGGGCGAGGTGTACATTCGGGAAGGCATCAAAGACGTGTACCTGCGCCCATACATCCCGGCTACCACCCTGAAAGGAGCCATCCGCACCGCGATAGTGTGGTACCTACTGCGCCATGATGAGCAGGCGAAAGCGTTCGCCCGCCGCTACCTGATACTGGCAGTATATGCGAAGGATATCGGGCAGATAGTGAATCGTCTGGCGAAGGGTAATCGGCAGGCAGAAGAAGACCCGCAGCTGCACCTTCGCGCCATCCGTGAAGCGTTAGAGTTGGACGATACGCAGGAGGCCGAAGTCTTCCTGCAAACGCTTTACCGCGCTCTGGGCAAGCACCTGGAAGGAGCCAGAAGAGGGGACCGGCACGAGCGTGTAAGGATGCGTGACATCAGAGATCTGGGTAGTGATAGAAGATTCCTCGCACTGCCAGTGGAACGGTACTTGCTGGGTAAAGACCCCAATCACGACCTGCTGCGCGTCTTGCAGGTGGGCGACAGCGAAACCACCAGCCTTGAACAGATGGAGGTGGGGCTGGTATGGACGTACCACCTGGACAGTAGTGGCAAGCTACAACCCAAGCGCGAGCAGGGTATGGAGTACAGATCTCTGGCGGAGTGGCTCAAGCCGGAAACCGGTGTACGCCTCTCACTGCGCATTGATGAAAACCTTTTCAGCGAACAGGCGAACAAGGTGCTGCGGTTCCATGAAGCGCAGAAGCAGGCGATTCACCGCCTGCCCGAAGTGTGCAACCGCTACGCGCAGGCAGTGATCGAGCGACAGAGGACGTACGCTGCGCAACACCATCAACCGCAGCTGCAGGAGTTTTACGAGCGGCTCCGGCAAAAGTTGAACGGTCTGCCCGATGGCGCGCTACTGCTGAACATCGGCTGGGGCGGCGGGTGGGAAGCTAAAACGGTAGGGGATATCGTGCAGGAGATACTGCGCGATGACCAGCTGGGCGAGAACCCACAGAAAGGCAATATCAACCCCGATGCTCCCTTCCCGGAAACCCGTCTGGTGGGGTATCAGGGCGGTGCCGCAGCATACCCGCTGGGTTGGGTGCTGCTGGAGCCGGTTAGGGGATAGGATGCCCTGCGGTATGGGGGCTTTCCGGAACGTTTTTTGCCGTCAAGAAAACCTGTGCCCAGAGAAGTTGTGGTATAATAGGATACGGCGAGGCGAATGGTGTCGGGGTGTGGCGCAGTTTGGTAGCGCGCCTGGATGGGGGCCAGGAGGTCAGCGGTTCAAGTCCGCTCACCCCGACCATACTACATATTGTGGTCAACAAGTGAGATAAATACCACATGTAGTATCCCCCAAACCCTGCAGATTCGGGACCAGGTGGTCAGATC
It includes:
- the cas1-2 gene encoding CRISPR-associated endonuclease Cas1 2; protein product: MKKSLYLTSSGTLSRDQNTLLLELETGEKRYFPIEQIGDIHCFGEASLNKRLLEYLTQQGVPVHFYNYYEYYLGSYYPREHNSSGFLTLKQAEHYLDESKRLDLARRFVRGALQNLQQVLRYYAHREKPVHPMIEGIAQVEAQLDNAASVETLMQLEGQAREMYYSAFDPVLQNPDFAFESRSRRPPANRLNALISFGNSLMYTLALSEIYRTHLDPRIGFLHATNYRRFSLNLDVAEVFKPVLVDRTVLTLVGLRQIQPEHFGEELGGVYLNDEGRKRFIQAWEERLQSTFQHRKLKRNVSYRTAVRLDLYKIEKHLIGEKPYEPFRAYW
- a CDS encoding type III-A CRISPR-associated RAMP protein Csm3 — its product is MPNLMLKGKVIITGAIEAVTGLHIGGAAAGLDIGGIDNPVIRHPVTREPYIPGSSLRGKMRSLLDKHLGLEANKFIQRREPVVRVHECDDEEKYLQCPACQIFGVTPGDQRRDWNRLKPSRLIVRDVLLSQTHEATRRLREAKTDLPFTEVKWEAAIDRITAAAVPRQNERVPAGAVFSPFEMVYNLFDLNGTGIENDIQWLTHLLKAMELLEDDYLGGYGSRGAGKIAFRELKVLFKSRAYYEGKVDKPIVLGEGDTLRDLNVSQFAEKIRQNLGD
- the csm4 gene encoding type III-A CRISPR-associated RAMP protein Csm4, which produces MPDTVLYRLHFRSPLHIGERGVGLEETRTSVPADTLFSALCSAWRWLYGADSLQAELLAPFADGQSPPFLLSSAFPFAGEMLFFPKPIVSLSPPKEEYPKKLRAVQYWSQSVFTRWLQGQLTDSDYESLEGEEEPLFWLLEEERKALEPFRDGETGSVRLWQEHVVPRVTLDRITSASQIWFFGQVAFRKGAGLWCAIRYRDTALRSRLEACLRLLGDSGLGGERGAGFGLFEVSVVEGVSLPEAQGAEYMVTLSPCCPDGAQWNALLDTRCAYDLLPRRGWIGSPEAGNLRRKTVWMLREGAVLRNAGGTGVGRLVNVKPDPCPHDVWRYGYAFPLGVNL
- a CDS encoding CRISPR-associated protein Cas4; the protein is MNPSDPITGTHIHYFLVCPRKCWLSLHHLHQEADSDLVELGRLTHERTFARQQMREVDVDGFLRIDFTSEGIVHEIKHGQSEEQAHRMQLAYYLYQLRLRGVQTHGVLHYPNQRRKERVELTPELEAELQQVIQQVEALRQQPLPPQVPRPMRICRSCAYEEFCWSDDEEVEQ
- a CDS encoding type III-A CRISPR-associated protein Cas10/Csm1; its protein translation is MTDERAIWLAALLHDIGKFWENIPPADVPSELRAAQKYQHEAYGAWFVRKYLADWTDDPQAVEQIIVKHHQPSLPDEVLVQIADWLASYERVQAGQEEAGGRGKRETLLRSILSRVQGADAKLYHPLQALKTDRETLFPLPEDRAPLPDYARVWNQFLRELQKVTTPQRRTLQALLFKYFWAAPSDRSYEDIPDISLYHHLVAAAAIAVCLSRTGLTENDLMTLSDALKTFWNRQPQTPAQQAILNQPVALLVKGDISGTQDFLYLLTSRGAARGLRGRSFYLQLLTEVVSEWMLRRLQLPLTNRLYAGGGHFYLLVPYRECEQVDALRAQIAQKLWQAHRGDLSLNIGAVPVAPIDFVSSQMGGEGFTQKWKAVSEDVADRKQRRWIDLGAEQMAQHLFTPYDEGTTAEEMCQVCHGEWKAGEDTTDEGVRKCRRCASFERLGMELRHCEYLVRFYLAEQELPHPRPTWQEVLRTFGVEVHPLSRRKDGGLQLPSVPVNAQEVLIERVGDTDFLNDDTLNLADHLRLPACFDFRLLGEVTPTDEQGNVVDYDYLANASQGVPWLGVLRMDVDSLGQLFRYGLGEDTTLSRVATLSGSMRLFFEAYVPLLCREVNAGGQEKVYLLYAGGDDLFVVGSWSVLPVLAQRIRDEFREYAGGDHVTVSAGIAIEHEKYPPLPPCRRRQARPRRQSERAGQAHRQRQGDAEKRHLLPGRAAGLGAVRRGRLLEERAAGDAAGGQRREEGVPRSADPADGDFAAVSVEPSGAAGSPAPGRDYEATVPLTGAA
- the cas2 gene encoding CRISPR-associated endoribonuclease Cas2, giving the protein MYVIMVYDVNVHRVAKVLKVGRKYLTWIQNSVLEGELTPAQFARLKRDVGKVIHEEEDSVLFYTLRDAGDVRREQMGVQKGEPEWLV